A stretch of the Poseidonibacter parvus genome encodes the following:
- a CDS encoding response regulator transcription factor, with translation MKKLLKQLTILYVSKKDSNYKKINTTLEIFFDNIIRCNNKEDALFIYKDTFPNIIIVDIDLVDSNGIELIKDIRKKNKNIPILIITNNIETHNLIEAIKLNLIDYLLKPIDVSKLIFSLNKIAKIILNSGEISTFIKKDIKYNYLEKTILHNNKTEVLTKTESRLLELLLTNKNKIVSIKEIKKVIWSDKEVSESAFKSLLNRLSKKIGKDTISNSFGIGYGLINK, from the coding sequence TTGAAAAAATTATTAAAACAACTAACTATTTTGTATGTAAGTAAAAAAGACAGCAATTATAAAAAAATAAATACAACATTAGAAATATTTTTTGATAATATCATACGTTGTAATAATAAAGAAGATGCCCTATTTATTTATAAGGATACTTTCCCAAATATAATAATAGTAGATATTGACTTAGTTGATTCAAATGGAATTGAATTAATAAAAGATATTAGAAAGAAAAATAAGAATATCCCTATATTAATAATTACTAATAATATAGAAACCCACAATTTAATTGAAGCAATTAAACTTAATTTAATTGATTATTTACTAAAACCAATAGATGTAAGTAAGTTAATATTTTCTTTGAATAAAATTGCAAAAATAATTCTCAATAGTGGTGAAATAAGTACATTTATTAAAAAAGATATAAAATATAATTATTTAGAAAAAACCATACTTCATAATAATAAAACAGAAGTACTAACAAAAACAGAAAGTAGACTTTTAGAATTGTTACTTACAAATAAAAATAAAATAGTATCAATAAAAGAAATAAAAAAAGTAATTTGGAGTGATAAAGAAGTTTCAGAATCTGCTTTTAAATCACTTTTAAATAGATTATCAAAAAAGATTGGGAAAGATACCATAAGCAATTCCTTTGGAATTGGTTATGGTCTTATAAATAAATAA